From Pedobacter indicus, a single genomic window includes:
- a CDS encoding dihydroorotase, with the protein MEKLIVKNATILFSNSTFYKKQADVLIENGIIKKIEKPGKITVKNINVINARDRFLAPGFFDLNCNFGEPGYETKEDLITGAAAAAAGGFTELALQPNTNPPLHSRSEVAFIVNSTRDLIVNVYPVAAVSKNREGGELAELYDMRLAGAVAFSDGNRSIQHSGLMSRALLYSKGFGGLVFSYAEDKSIAGNTKMNEGEMSTYLGMKGNPNMAEEVMISRDLFLAEYNDTPIHFSTITCAGSVDLIRRAKKKGLRVTCDVAAHHLLFTDEEVSSFDSNYKVKPPLRTKKDRSELIKGVKDGTIDAIVSQHTPHEVEFKTVEFEIAEFGITGLQTLLPILLKVGLSLEMIVEKLAVNPRKILNLPEPTLEVNASANLILINPDELWIFDQHTNRSKATNNPLFNSKLKGKVDLLVNKGHTLNLS; encoded by the coding sequence ATGGAAAAGCTGATCGTTAAGAATGCAACAATTCTTTTTTCTAATTCCACATTTTATAAAAAACAGGCAGATGTTCTTATTGAAAATGGAATTATTAAGAAGATTGAAAAACCAGGTAAGATTACAGTTAAAAATATAAACGTCATTAATGCTCGTGACCGGTTTCTAGCTCCCGGCTTTTTTGATCTGAATTGTAATTTTGGAGAACCCGGTTATGAAACCAAGGAAGATTTGATCACCGGGGCCGCCGCCGCGGCTGCGGGTGGTTTCACCGAACTCGCGCTTCAACCTAATACAAATCCACCGCTCCATAGTCGGTCGGAAGTAGCGTTCATTGTAAATAGTACACGAGATTTAATTGTTAACGTCTATCCGGTTGCTGCGGTCAGTAAGAATCGTGAAGGAGGTGAATTGGCGGAGCTTTATGACATGAGGCTGGCAGGTGCAGTTGCTTTTAGTGATGGCAATCGTAGTATACAACATTCAGGTTTAATGAGCAGAGCTTTGTTGTATAGCAAAGGTTTCGGAGGATTGGTTTTTTCTTATGCCGAAGATAAATCGATTGCGGGCAATACAAAAATGAATGAAGGGGAGATGAGCACCTATTTGGGAATGAAGGGTAATCCGAATATGGCTGAAGAGGTCATGATTTCACGGGATTTATTTTTGGCCGAATATAATGACACCCCAATACATTTTAGTACGATTACCTGTGCTGGATCGGTCGATTTGATCCGCCGCGCCAAAAAGAAAGGTTTGCGGGTTACTTGCGACGTTGCCGCTCATCACTTACTTTTCACAGATGAAGAGGTAAGCTCGTTCGACAGTAATTATAAGGTCAAACCTCCATTACGCACTAAAAAGGATCGTTCCGAATTAATAAAAGGAGTGAAAGATGGAACAATTGACGCAATCGTATCTCAACACACCCCTCATGAGGTTGAATTCAAAACCGTGGAGTTTGAAATTGCTGAATTTGGAATCACGGGCCTTCAAACCCTCTTACCAATATTGTTAAAAGTAGGTTTGTCTTTAGAAATGATTGTCGAAAAATTAGCAGTGAACCCACGTAAAATATTGAATTTACCTGAACCTACATTGGAAGTGAATGCATCTGCAAATCTAATTTTGATTAATCCAGATGAATTATGGATATTTGACCAGCATACGAATCGATCAAAGGCCACTAATAACCCTCTTTTTAACTCTAAATTGAAAGGCAAGGTCGATCTTTTAGTAAACAAGGGTCATACGTTGAACCTATCGTGA
- a CDS encoding DUF4199 domain-containing protein has product MNHTTSNGNISATSLAVKYGLIWSAINIVVFLLVYYGMPQIMGTWKHSIIQFVVGIGLAIYFTLEIRKQIGGFWSFKEALKNIFILFIIPTVVVYFFSIIFGKWIEPEYPAKITEISLNATTEMMESMTTDQEVIDETIAEMEKGLEKQFNPGIMDILQSIAISALIYFVGALIWAAIFKRDRPVFVAREPENEDPLNE; this is encoded by the coding sequence ATGAATCACACAACTTCAAACGGCAACATTTCGGCCACATCTCTTGCAGTAAAATATGGTTTAATTTGGTCTGCGATAAATATTGTTGTTTTTCTGTTGGTGTACTACGGTATGCCGCAAATTATGGGTACTTGGAAACACTCAATCATCCAGTTTGTCGTAGGTATAGGCCTGGCAATTTATTTTACGCTAGAAATCAGAAAACAAATCGGAGGGTTCTGGAGCTTTAAAGAAGCGTTGAAAAATATTTTTATTTTGTTTATTATTCCGACAGTTGTTGTGTATTTCTTTTCGATCATTTTTGGAAAATGGATTGAGCCTGAATATCCAGCCAAGATTACCGAAATCAGTCTAAATGCAACCACCGAAATGATGGAAAGCATGACGACCGACCAGGAAGTAATAGATGAGACTATCGCCGAGATGGAAAAGGGCTTAGAAAAGCAATTCAATCCTGGGATTATGGATATTTTGCAGTCGATTGCTATTTCTGCTTTAATATATTTTGTCGGTGCTTTGATCTGGGCTGCCATCTTTAAAAGAGATCGTCCTGTTTTTGTCGCACGCGAACCCGAAAATGAAGATCCCCTAAATGAATAG
- a CDS encoding glycosyltransferase family 2 protein, with product MDLSIVVPLYNEEESLPELAEWIDRVCWGNKLSYELIFIDDGSTDLSWQVIEDLKAANPSITAVKFRRNYGKSAALNTGFAMAAGQVVITMDADLQDSPDEIPELYRKIVVEGYDLVSGWKKERHDPLSKTLPTKLFNSVTRSMSGIDNLHDFNCGLKAYRLDVVKSIEVYGEMHRYIPVIAKWAGFKKIGEQVVRHYPRKYGKTKFGMSRFINGFLDLISIFFVGKFSKRPMHFFGTMGALSFFAGFVITLWLLYQKLSAISSHTEYRDVTDQPLFYLALVAIVVGCQLFLTGFIAELVSRSSSERNNYQIERVI from the coding sequence ATCGATCTTTCGATAGTCGTTCCCTTATACAACGAAGAAGAGTCTCTACCCGAATTAGCTGAGTGGATCGACCGTGTATGTTGGGGTAATAAATTGAGCTATGAACTGATTTTTATTGACGATGGGAGTACCGATCTCTCGTGGCAGGTAATTGAGGACTTGAAGGCGGCAAACCCTTCCATAACTGCAGTGAAGTTTAGGCGCAATTATGGAAAATCTGCAGCTCTTAACACAGGTTTTGCTATGGCAGCCGGACAGGTGGTTATTACGATGGATGCTGATCTGCAAGACAGTCCGGATGAAATACCTGAACTATATCGAAAGATTGTTGTCGAAGGCTATGATCTTGTTTCAGGATGGAAAAAAGAAAGACACGACCCTCTTTCGAAAACCTTGCCGACCAAGCTGTTTAACTCCGTCACCCGATCTATGTCTGGGATTGACAATTTACATGATTTCAACTGTGGTTTAAAAGCCTACCGTTTGGATGTCGTAAAAAGCATTGAAGTGTATGGCGAAATGCACCGTTACATACCGGTTATAGCGAAGTGGGCCGGATTTAAGAAAATTGGCGAGCAGGTAGTTAGGCATTATCCTCGAAAATACGGTAAGACTAAGTTCGGAATGAGTCGTTTTATCAACGGTTTTTTAGACTTGATTTCTATTTTCTTCGTCGGAAAGTTCAGCAAAAGACCGATGCACTTTTTTGGAACGATGGGGGCACTAAGCTTTTTTGCCGGTTTTGTTATCACTCTGTGGTTGTTATACCAAAAATTATCCGCTATTTCATCTCATACTGAGTATAGAGATGTAACGGATCAGCCTTTATTTTACCTAGCCTTGGTTGCTATTGTTGTAGGTTGTCAGTTGTTTCTTACCGGATTTATTGCTGAGCTGGTGTCACGAAGTTCTTCAGAAAGGAATAACTATCAAATCGAACGCGTAATCTAA
- a CDS encoding glycosyltransferase, giving the protein MFFSIIIPLYNRPQEIDELLASLTRQDYADFEVLIIEDGSKLKADEIVKSYQDKLTLSYYYKENEGQGFARNYGFERAKGDYFIIFDSDVILPSNYLSIVNRFLENTYVDAFGGPDSAHDSFTPVQKAISYSMTSHFTTGGIRGNKKHIGVFHPRSFNMGVSRKVWESVGGFLLTRLGEDIEYSIRIQKAGFKTALIPDALVYHKRRTDFLQFYKQLHFFGRARINIYKHFPSELKVVHFFPAAFVFFLGFTIITNLFDLGITPLCNTLLLIYTILLFFHALATTKSLQVAALSVIASFIQLIAYGLGFIQDFWKRVVR; this is encoded by the coding sequence ATGTTTTTTTCGATTATAATTCCACTCTACAATCGCCCTCAAGAGATCGATGAACTATTGGCTAGTCTAACCCGACAGGATTATGCCGATTTCGAAGTTTTGATTATCGAAGATGGATCAAAACTGAAAGCTGATGAAATTGTGAAGTCCTACCAAGATAAACTTACCCTAAGCTACTACTATAAGGAAAACGAAGGACAGGGTTTCGCACGTAATTATGGGTTTGAGCGTGCCAAAGGCGATTACTTCATAATCTTTGATTCGGACGTTATCTTGCCATCTAACTACCTAAGCATTGTCAATCGGTTTCTTGAAAATACATATGTGGATGCTTTCGGAGGCCCCGACTCAGCGCATGATTCATTTACTCCGGTACAAAAGGCGATCAGTTACTCAATGACATCTCACTTTACAACAGGGGGGATTCGAGGGAATAAAAAGCATATTGGTGTTTTTCATCCTAGAAGTTTCAATATGGGGGTTTCACGAAAGGTTTGGGAATCCGTCGGAGGGTTTTTGCTGACTCGTTTAGGTGAGGATATTGAATACAGCATCCGAATTCAAAAAGCCGGATTTAAAACGGCTCTCATACCAGATGCTTTGGTCTATCATAAGCGTAGAACCGATTTCTTACAGTTTTACAAGCAATTGCATTTTTTCGGAAGAGCCCGGATCAATATCTATAAACATTTTCCATCTGAGCTGAAGGTTGTCCATTTTTTTCCAGCAGCCTTTGTGTTTTTTCTTGGCTTTACGATCATCACTAATCTTTTCGATTTGGGTATTACTCCTTTGTGCAATACCTTGTTGTTAATTTATACCATCTTGCTTTTTTTTCACGCATTGGCTACAACGAAAAGTTTGCAGGTAGCTGCCTTATCGGTTATCGCTTCATTTATTCAACTAATTGCCTATGGTCTGGGCTTTATTCAAGACTTTTGGAAACGGGTAGTTCGCTGA
- a CDS encoding DeoR/GlpR family DNA-binding transcription regulator, with protein MKKHKRQALILRQIELHNKMLSVDLSEELNVSDDTIRRDLKELANDGKIIRVHGGAVSKSFVKPFNTENQVYALEEKRSIAQKTLALFKNNMVILTEGGTTILELAKVIPKNLRLTIITISPQVAIMLSEHDNLNVISVGGRLTKNANLHTGASVVNLLADIRADLCILGANAFSAEEGLTDMDWEIVEVKKALIRSAKKVAVISISEKLNSNKWLNICSTSQIDYLVTELDSSDTLLTPYIQKGITVL; from the coding sequence GTGAAAAAACATAAAAGGCAAGCGCTGATCTTAAGACAGATTGAACTTCATAATAAAATGCTTTCTGTTGACTTAAGTGAAGAACTCAATGTTTCCGATGACACCATTCGTCGTGACTTGAAAGAGTTAGCAAATGATGGAAAGATTATCCGCGTTCATGGCGGCGCTGTCAGCAAATCGTTTGTCAAGCCATTTAATACTGAAAATCAAGTATATGCACTTGAAGAGAAACGCTCAATAGCTCAAAAAACATTGGCTCTCTTTAAAAACAACATGGTCATTCTTACCGAAGGAGGTACAACGATTTTGGAACTCGCTAAAGTCATCCCAAAGAACTTACGATTAACAATTATCACAATCAGTCCACAAGTAGCCATCATGCTATCGGAGCACGACAACCTCAATGTGATCAGTGTAGGCGGTCGGCTAACAAAGAACGCTAATCTACATACTGGTGCGAGTGTTGTCAACCTTCTTGCAGACATCAGAGCAGATTTATGCATCTTAGGTGCAAATGCATTTTCTGCCGAAGAAGGCTTAACGGATATGGACTGGGAAATCGTTGAGGTGAAAAAAGCGCTTATCCGATCGGCAAAAAAAGTTGCGGTTATAAGTATATCTGAAAAACTCAATAGCAATAAATGGCTAAATATATGTTCAACTTCTCAGATCGACTACTTGGTTACGGAGCTGGATTCTTCGGATACGCTTTTAACACCCTACATTCAAAAAGGGATTACGGTATTATGA
- a CDS encoding DegT/DnrJ/EryC1/StrS family aminotransferase, whose protein sequence is MKTKYNRRDFISAAAIAGGGIAVGAPYFSFADDGKPAILGGSKAKADSFTNWPLFNETEERALIDVLKSGKWGRLNGKVVAGFEGEYAKLLGVNHSLGVSSGTSALYTILGALDVGPGDEVIMPVYTFIATYNVAVLNYALPIFVDTDIESFQIDSTKVESAIGPQTKVLMPVHIGGSPFNIDHFLQIADKHNLPLIEDACQAHMAEWKGKKVGSFGLAGAFSFQSSKNLNCAEGGAITSNNADFIKTCYNFHNQGQGGTTTSFGTGTGTRGTNLRLTEFQGNILLAQMTRLREQAATRDRNARYLTSLLNEIEGIEPAKLYEGTTAGAYHLYMFRYLKEGFGGLSRDKFIKALQAEGIPCSQGYGQMNKDEYVTGLAKNKHYLKIYGEKRMQEWLEQNECPQNDKLTSEQSVWFLQYMLLGNQSDMDKIAAAIKKIKKYAKQINSL, encoded by the coding sequence ATGAAAACTAAATACAATAGAAGAGATTTTATTTCTGCAGCAGCTATTGCAGGCGGCGGTATTGCTGTCGGAGCGCCTTACTTTTCTTTCGCGGATGATGGGAAACCTGCAATTCTTGGTGGATCAAAGGCAAAGGCCGACAGTTTTACGAATTGGCCGCTTTTTAATGAAACGGAAGAAAGGGCACTAATAGACGTATTAAAGAGTGGGAAATGGGGTCGGTTAAACGGAAAAGTGGTTGCCGGCTTTGAAGGTGAATATGCGAAATTATTGGGCGTTAACCACAGTCTGGGCGTGTCCAGCGGCACCAGTGCTCTGTATACGATTTTGGGGGCGTTGGATGTTGGACCGGGAGATGAGGTTATTATGCCTGTTTACACCTTTATCGCAACTTATAATGTCGCCGTTTTAAACTATGCCTTGCCAATTTTCGTCGATACCGACATCGAAAGCTTTCAAATAGATTCGACAAAAGTCGAGTCAGCTATCGGTCCGCAAACGAAAGTACTTATGCCGGTACATATTGGCGGTTCCCCATTTAATATAGATCATTTTCTTCAAATAGCTGATAAGCATAACCTTCCATTGATTGAAGATGCTTGCCAGGCACATATGGCTGAATGGAAAGGGAAGAAAGTTGGATCTTTCGGTCTGGCAGGTGCTTTCAGTTTCCAATCGTCTAAAAACCTGAATTGTGCGGAGGGTGGAGCTATAACCAGCAACAATGCCGATTTTATTAAAACTTGCTATAATTTCCACAATCAAGGGCAGGGGGGCACAACGACATCATTCGGAACGGGTACGGGCACAAGAGGAACAAACTTGAGATTGACGGAGTTTCAGGGAAATATCTTGCTCGCACAGATGACAAGATTAAGAGAGCAAGCTGCTACTCGTGATAGAAATGCAAGATATCTGACCAGTCTTTTAAACGAAATAGAAGGAATAGAGCCTGCCAAGCTTTACGAGGGCACAACAGCAGGCGCTTATCATCTATATATGTTCCGGTACCTTAAGGAAGGGTTTGGAGGATTAAGCAGAGATAAGTTCATTAAAGCATTACAGGCCGAAGGAATACCTTGTTCGCAAGGCTATGGTCAAATGAATAAGGATGAATATGTTACGGGTTTAGCTAAAAACAAACACTATCTGAAGATTTATGGTGAAAAGAGAATGCAGGAATGGCTGGAACAGAATGAGTGTCCTCAGAACGATAAATTAACGAGTGAACAATCCGTTTGGTTTCTTCAGTATATGCTATTGGGTAACCAGTCGGATATGGATAAAATAGCTGCCGCTATTAAAAAAATAAAGAAATACGCAAAACAAATCAATAGCTTATAA
- a CDS encoding N-acetylmuramic acid 6-phosphate etherase gives MDRITEQQSKYRNLEQKSTAELVAAINSEDNKVAVEIEKTLPMISDLIDVIVNKLEKGGRLFYVGAGSGGRLAVLDVIELPTTYGIPKGVFNVILAGGVDHLVDALEEEEDNTTEGWHELKEKQVNPNDIVIGISASGTTPFVLETLKKCKEEGIATGCIVSNPESPIASYSDYPIEVVTGPEFVTGSTRMKCGTAQKMIFDMISTTTMIRLNRVQDTSMIHVALINDKITDRAVKILMKNTGIENYGEAKALLLKHGSVDKAQKAQQSFPHK, from the coding sequence ATGGACCGCATTACAGAACAGCAATCAAAATACCGAAACTTAGAACAAAAATCGACCGCTGAACTGGTCGCCGCGATCAATTCGGAGGATAATAAGGTTGCCGTGGAGATTGAGAAAACCCTGCCCATGATCAGTGATCTTATCGACGTGATTGTGAATAAATTGGAAAAAGGCGGACGATTGTTTTACGTAGGTGCCGGAAGTGGCGGTCGCCTTGCTGTGCTAGACGTTATTGAGCTGCCCACAACCTACGGTATACCTAAAGGGGTCTTTAATGTGATTTTGGCCGGTGGAGTAGATCACCTGGTCGACGCATTGGAAGAGGAAGAGGATAACACGACAGAGGGTTGGCATGAGCTAAAAGAGAAGCAGGTTAATCCGAATGATATCGTAATTGGCATTTCTGCAAGTGGCACGACACCTTTTGTGCTTGAGACTTTGAAAAAGTGCAAGGAAGAGGGGATTGCTACCGGGTGCATCGTCAGTAATCCAGAATCACCTATAGCAAGTTATTCAGATTATCCGATCGAAGTAGTTACCGGACCTGAATTTGTTACGGGCAGCACGAGAATGAAATGTGGGACGGCGCAAAAGATGATTTTCGATATGATCAGCACTACAACGATGATCCGTTTGAACAGGGTGCAGGATACCAGTATGATCCACGTGGCGTTGATCAATGACAAGATTACTGATCGGGCCGTAAAGATACTGATGAAAAACACCGGAATCGAAAACTATGGAGAAGCTAAGGCTCTTTTATTAAAGCATGGAAGTGTTGATAAAGCACAGAAAGCGCAACAGTCGTTTCCTCATAAATAG